The Ranitomeya variabilis isolate aRanVar5 chromosome 7, aRanVar5.hap1, whole genome shotgun sequence genome includes a window with the following:
- the LOC143784428 gene encoding endogenous retrovirus group 3 member 1 Env polyprotein-like has translation MDTCKPLQKSSIKLMILMLIVLTTTKAWERLNSLTPLNNRFVQHHRKLVHDLLNNMQPLADCWICTHSPVSATSIPFLAVPVSAEEIFAWPDCSDKLANNQTGNTRLWNTTIAIPIVGWVEFPWWQGNLSGSNTHLQYLAFRGGKWVPRDKTRLTDLGQVPTENLQISFSTTVPSSDAFKPVVLERYIHNRKWEHSELFPQGDANSCTSKPGNLICNESDEYVKGMPVCGNPAAGYCSPLGQKPSWCMLQNVSSFVDLAHRLVLQHSALWDLPEGTFWICGEGAYKWLPVGIKGTCTLGRLTPATFIISNKQVNMQAVPKHTLYKRAADNSPRPSGRPHIVQMGISNKIASTIFIYPMLTQMWDKLVRATDYLDDQIWDILDILNTSIAVQNQLIIVINQHTLVLDYLTASQGGMCQIIGPTCCHYIDPNSIMSMTFKLKDVQRLRDQYDKDNDQNKDSWWSDTFSFLNPANWFRGISGWIAGIMQSIIHIAIIIVIIYVLFKIVLKGISVCTDKFCVIDARV, from the coding sequence atggatacatgcaagccattgcaaaagagcagtataaaactcatgatattgatgttaatagtattaaccacaacgaaggcatgggaaagactaaattctctaacccctttgaacaatagattcgtacaacatcatagaaaattagtgcatgatttgttaaataatatgcaacctttggcagattgttggatctgtacccattcaccagtatcagctacaagtataccttttctagcagttcccgtgtcagcagaagaaatattcgcttggcctgattgttcagacaaactggccaacaaccaaactggtaatactaggctgtggaatactacaatcgccataccaattgtgggatgggtagaatttccttggtggcagggtaatctctcagggagtaatacacatctacaatatttagcattcaggggaggaaaatgggtacctagagataagactagattaactgatttaggacaggtccccacagaaaatctacagatcagtttcagtacaaccgtcccttcctctgatgcttttaaacctgtagtattggaaagatacatacataacagaaaatgggaacattctgagttgttcccccaaggtgatgcaaacagttgtacaagtaagccagggaacctgatttgtaatgaatccgatgagtatgtcaaaggaatgcctgtatgtgggaatcccgcagccgggtactgtagtcctttgggacaaaaaccctcttggtgtatgcttcagaatgtatctagttttgtggatttggctcatagattggtattacagcactcagctttatgggatctgcctgaaggtacattttggatatgcggagaaggagcatataaatggcttcccgtaggtataaagggtacttgtacattaggacgcctaaccccggctactttcataatttcaaataaacaagtgaatatgcaagccgtgcccaagcacacactgtataaaagagctgcagacaattcaccacgtccttcgggaaggccacatatagtacagatgggaatttctaacaaaattgctagtaccatttttatttatcctatgttaacacaaatgtgggataaattagttagagccacggattatctagatgatcaaatttgggatatattggatatactaaacactagtatagctgtacagaatcagcttataatagtcatcaaccaacatactctggtattggattacctaactgcctcacaagggggtatgtgtcaaatcattggacccacctgctgtcattatatagacccgaatagtattatgagtatgacatttaaattaaaagacgtacaacggctcagagatcagtatgacaaagacaatgaccagaacaaggatagctggtggtctgataccttctcatttcttaacccagccaactggttcagagggatcagtGGGTggattgctgggattatgcagagcataatacatatagctataattattgtaattatatatgtattattcaagattgtgctcaagggtatctcagtatgcacagataaattttgtgtaatagatgcaagagtataa
- the LOC143785123 gene encoding uncharacterized protein LOC143785123: MAASMDWYDRMALDVPFMISVVEKHPAVWDRASEEYKASASKRDAWPAIVTEIYPQWPQLPIAGQKLILEGVRKRWRSVTDRFMKAQKVESGSSPSKKKVPFADQLQFILTSRNLRRTEGNVRAETPPVQEDNSLELGDGEEDYPICSSPNPPLARQSSSMHAAVMSPTCTVSTSPSSADAAVLSSAVVAASSAASSSFVGGSRPTGLGSGSARPVPMGRAAPKKGKKNNGSASAIEALTSRTLNIIDHSSPQDDMDKFGSVVASRLRSMTWDRQSLCMTAVNALLMCAAVPSPIPPPQDVVVGILKAFTIPSGPPPPPPAAATQRFFHAAHRPDAAEAYNSSHCPTRQSSGHNLSQNTSILSQDMFPGYGYEPEYQQF; the protein is encoded by the exons ATGGCTGCCAGCATGGACTGGTATGACCGGATGGCGCTGGATGTGCCTTTTATGATTAGTGTG GTAGAAAAACACCCTGCGGTCTGGGACCGTGCGAGTGAGGAGTACAAAGCCTCCGCTTCTAAACGTGATGCCTGGCCAGCCATCGTAACAGAAATTTATCCGCAGTGGCCTCAGCTACCAATAGCGGGTCAAAAACTTATTT TGGAAGGTGTGAGAAAACGTTGGCGATCTGTGACCGACAGATTTATGAAGGCCCAGAAGGTAGAAAGTGGCAGCTCGCCATCAAAAAAGAAGGTGCCGTTTGCAGACCAGCTGCAATTCATTTTAACAAGCAGAAATTTGCGGCg AACTGAAGGCAATGTAAGAGCCGAAACCCCACCGGTACAGGAAGACAACAGCCTGGAGCTGGGTGATGGAGAGGAGGACTATCCTATTTGCTCCTCACCGAATCCACCCTTGGCTAGGCAGTCATCCTCCATGCATGCTGCAGTTATGTCCCCCACCTGTACTGTGTCAACTTCGCCCTCTTCGGCGGATGCGGCGGTGTTGTCTTCCGCTGTTGTTGCTGCCTCTTCCGCTGCATCCAGCTCCTTTGTTGGGGGTTCAAGGCCCACTGGGTTGGGGTCTGGTTCTGCCCGTCCTGTGCCAATGGGTAGGGCAGCAcccaagaaggggaaaaaaaataatggttCGGCTAGTGCCATTGAAGCACTCACAAGTCGAACCCTAAATATAATAGACCATTCATCTCCACAAGATGACATGGATAAATTTGGATCTGTGGTAGCTAGCCGCCTTAGGTCCATGACATGGGACAGGCAGAGCCTGTGCATGACAGCAGTTAATGCACTTCTAATGTGTGCTGCTGTCCCATCACCAATCCCCCCTCCACAAGATGTAGTTGTGGGAATTTTGAAAGCATTTACTATCCCAAGtgggccgccaccaccaccaccagcagctgctACTCAACGGTTTTTCCATGCAGCACACAGGCCCGACGCTGCTGAAGCCTATAATTCAAGCCACTGTCCAACTCGTCAAAGTTCTGGGCATAATCTTTCCCAAAACACGAGTATTTTGTCGCAAGATATGTTTCCGGGGTATGGTTACGAGCCAGAGTACCAGCAATTTTGA